A window of Ignavibacterium sp. contains these coding sequences:
- a CDS encoding MarR family transcriptional regulator — protein MSTEEKIKKELIQRFGDAYKAFGLNKLMGHIIALLLFSPEPLSLDDITKQLGRSKGPISQIVRRLRDKRLIRKAWMPENNRKDYYEIEPEVFEHAFRNNLELIKNNKRIATQLKEKIKSANKASLATINTRMKEMELFYSLMEEHYNAFLNEWSKERAKLYK, from the coding sequence ATGTCCACCGAAGAAAAAATTAAAAAAGAACTTATTCAAAGATTCGGTGATGCTTACAAAGCTTTCGGATTAAATAAACTGATGGGACATATAATTGCGCTTCTCCTCTTCTCACCTGAACCATTATCCCTTGATGATATAACTAAACAACTTGGCAGAAGCAAAGGACCAATCAGTCAAATCGTTAGAAGACTTCGTGACAAAAGACTAATCCGAAAAGCCTGGATGCCGGAAAATAATCGTAAAGATTACTATGAAATTGAGCCGGAAGTTTTTGAACATGCTTTCCGTAATAATCTTGAACTCATAAAAAACAACAAAAGGATAGCTACTCAACTTAAAGAAAAAATTAAATCGGCAAACAAAGCATCACTTGCAACAATAAATACAAGAATGAAAGAAATGGAATTATTTTATTCATTAATGGAAGAGCATTATAATGCCTTCCTGAATGAATGGTCAAAAGAAAGAGCAAAACTTTACAAGTAA
- a CDS encoding alpha/beta hydrolase, which produces MKIKNFLQLIGLIILQACSGGYLYWDKPALEFDQIDYGFNTKRALDNPYISFIDEGKGEQTVVLIHGLASNAGFWRYNIPELSKQFRVIAVDLPGYGKSQKGNYPYTLSFYADAIKNLIDELNLKNVTLVGHSMGGQISIIFALKYHEKLSKLVLAAPAGFEEFQRGEGDWLRSVITMSGVKATTEEGIRRNLSNNFYNWSDKWEWMVEERVRMRKAKDFDEFAYTVDRCVDAMLDEPTYNKLSGIRVPTLIIHGKYDGLIPNPYLNPGFPSDVFEKGEKEIPNAKRVEIDCAGHMIQIEKPEEFNNAVINFLK; this is translated from the coding sequence ATGAAAATAAAAAACTTTTTACAGTTAATCGGGTTAATTATACTTCAGGCATGTTCCGGTGGTTATCTTTATTGGGATAAACCAGCTTTAGAGTTCGATCAGATTGATTATGGATTTAATACAAAGAGAGCATTAGATAATCCCTACATTTCTTTTATTGATGAAGGTAAAGGCGAACAGACTGTCGTTCTCATTCACGGACTTGCAAGTAATGCAGGTTTCTGGCGATATAATATTCCCGAATTGTCAAAACAATTTCGTGTGATTGCTGTTGATTTGCCCGGATACGGAAAATCACAAAAAGGGAATTACCCCTACACACTCTCTTTTTATGCTGACGCAATAAAAAACCTGATTGATGAATTGAATCTTAAGAATGTTACACTTGTTGGACATTCAATGGGCGGACAAATATCAATAATCTTTGCTCTGAAGTATCATGAAAAACTTTCAAAGCTTGTGCTCGCTGCTCCTGCTGGATTTGAGGAATTCCAAAGAGGCGAAGGTGACTGGTTAAGAAGCGTAATAACAATGTCAGGAGTTAAAGCAACTACAGAAGAAGGTATCAGAAGAAATCTTTCAAACAATTTCTATAACTGGTCTGATAAATGGGAATGGATGGTTGAGGAAAGAGTAAGAATGAGGAAAGCAAAAGACTTTGATGAATTTGCGTATACTGTTGATCGCTGTGTTGATGCTATGCTTGATGAACCAACTTATAATAAACTTTCAGGAATAAGAGTTCCGACACTTATAATTCACGGCAAATATGATGGACTAATTCCAAATCCTTATCTTAATCCCGGCTTCCCTTCTGATGTTTTTGAAAAAGGGGAAAAAGAAATTCCAAATGCTAAAAGAGTTGAAATAGATTGTGCAGGTCATATGATTCAAATTGAAAAGCCGGAAGAATTTAACAACGCAGTAATCAACTTTTTGAAATAA
- a CDS encoding alpha/beta hydrolase — MSEIFSIMVYPFETKFIQVDDYRVAYVDEGQSNKIILFLHGLGSYIPAWKFNIQELKNHFRCIAMDLPGFGKSDKKIHSGSMEFYSNIVLKFIQSIGVAEANLVGHSMGGQIAINCALYFPDLIDKLVLIAPAGFERFTKEEIQIIKNITKPENFLTTEIDQIKTNYEMSFYNFPEEAKFLIDDRIKISEDDEFYNYCIAISNSISGMIEQPIFERLKEINQHTLVIFGKNDSLIPNKYLHRTTTEEIAKSGCAEIPHSNLILLNECGHFAQIEKSEQVNQAIKNFLL, encoded by the coding sequence ATGTCTGAAATATTTTCTATTATGGTTTATCCTTTCGAAACGAAGTTCATTCAAGTTGATGATTACAGAGTTGCTTATGTTGATGAAGGACAAAGTAATAAAATCATTTTATTCCTTCACGGTCTTGGTAGTTATATACCTGCGTGGAAGTTCAATATACAAGAGCTCAAAAATCATTTCCGATGTATTGCAATGGATTTGCCTGGCTTTGGAAAATCTGACAAGAAAATTCATTCGGGTTCGATGGAATTTTATAGTAACATCGTTTTGAAATTTATCCAATCAATAGGAGTTGCCGAAGCAAATCTTGTTGGGCATTCGATGGGTGGGCAAATTGCAATCAACTGTGCACTGTATTTCCCTGACTTGATTGATAAGTTAGTTCTGATTGCACCAGCCGGCTTTGAAAGATTTACCAAAGAAGAAATTCAGATAATAAAAAACATTACTAAGCCCGAAAACTTTTTAACGACAGAGATTGACCAAATTAAAACTAATTATGAGATGAGTTTCTATAATTTTCCTGAAGAAGCAAAGTTTTTGATTGATGACAGAATTAAAATCTCAGAAGATGATGAGTTTTACAATTATTGTATTGCAATATCAAATTCAATTTCGGGAATGATTGAACAACCAATATTCGAAAGACTAAAGGAAATAAATCAACATACTCTTGTTATCTTCGGAAAGAATGACTCTCTCATCCCTAATAAATACCTGCACAGAACTACTACAGAAGAAATTGCAAAATCAGGCTGTGCTGAAATTCCACATTCAAATCTTATCCTGCTTAATGAATGTGGACACTTTGCACAGATAGAAAAATCCGAACAAGTTAATCAGGCAATTAAAAATTTCTTACTGTAA
- a CDS encoding ketoacyl-ACP synthase III: MIRNAQIVASGMYAPERVLPNSYFNELLGEDVDTWLRENLTIRERRWCNENQSTADLCVEAARKILDDAKVKPEQVDLLIIATDTPEYISPSTASVVQYRIGAVNAGTFDINTACAGFVTALDVGSKFIIADKRYQNVLIIGAYAMSKYLNLQDKKTVTLFADGAAGVLLQPIEKSEKGFLTSKLFTDGQYCDWMGIYAGGTHTPVTHEIIDRKDHLLKFVKKFPKETNPTTWTKMIKEACDELKIQPGDINHYFFTQININSIWETLDNLGVTREKGYAIMDRYGYTGSACIPMTFDEIRRKGLIKENDLCLFIGSGGGLAFALTIFRM; this comes from the coding sequence ATGATTAGAAATGCTCAAATAGTCGCTTCGGGGATGTATGCCCCCGAAAGAGTTTTACCTAACTCATATTTCAATGAGTTACTTGGTGAAGATGTTGATACCTGGCTGAGAGAAAATCTTACAATCAGAGAACGAAGATGGTGTAATGAAAATCAATCAACAGCGGATCTCTGTGTTGAAGCAGCCAGAAAAATTCTTGATGATGCAAAAGTTAAACCTGAACAAGTTGATCTACTGATTATTGCAACTGATACTCCGGAATATATTTCACCATCTACAGCTTCTGTAGTGCAGTATAGAATTGGTGCAGTGAATGCAGGAACTTTTGATATCAATACTGCTTGTGCCGGTTTTGTTACTGCTTTGGATGTGGGTTCAAAATTTATCATTGCTGATAAAAGATATCAGAATGTTCTTATCATTGGTGCTTATGCAATGAGCAAGTATTTGAACCTGCAGGATAAAAAAACTGTAACACTTTTTGCTGATGGAGCTGCAGGAGTTCTTCTGCAACCGATTGAGAAATCTGAAAAAGGTTTTTTAACAAGCAAACTTTTTACTGACGGTCAGTACTGCGATTGGATGGGAATTTATGCCGGAGGAACACATACACCTGTCACTCACGAAATAATTGACAGAAAAGACCATCTTTTGAAGTTCGTAAAAAAATTTCCAAAAGAAACCAATCCAACCACATGGACTAAAATGATTAAAGAAGCTTGTGATGAGCTGAAAATTCAACCAGGTGATATTAACCATTATTTCTTCACACAAATTAATATTAACTCCATTTGGGAAACACTTGATAATCTTGGCGTTACAAGAGAAAAGGGATATGCAATTATGGATCGCTATGGTTATACTGGCTCAGCTTGCATTCCAATGACATTTGATGAGATCAGAAGGAAAGGATTGATTAAAGAAAATGATTTGTGTTTGTTCATTGGTTCCGGTGGTGGGTTAGCTTTTGCATTAACAATATTCAGGATGTAA
- a CDS encoding LiaF domain-containing protein, with amino-acid sequence MEDINNKTDRRMWLGGAFIVLGFLFFLNSLDILDFSISRIIFSWPFFFLVIGVFITLNTNKKLLGGILSGLGAIFLIPKIFPSVDYNGTIVLAIIFIALGLYIILNRREKEKIAFDQERKDYIDDVAIFGGGNKVITSDNFKGGNITAVFGGSEINLKGCKLAEGTNVIDVLCVFGGTTLIVPQDWNIVLNITPIFGGFSNKLIKDPNAIADQNKTLIIKGLVVFGGGEIKSYL; translated from the coding sequence ATGGAAGATATCAACAACAAAACTGACAGAAGAATGTGGCTCGGTGGGGCATTCATTGTTCTAGGATTTCTTTTTTTCCTGAACTCACTTGACATTCTTGATTTTAGCATTTCAAGAATAATTTTCTCCTGGCCTTTCTTCTTTTTGGTAATTGGTGTTTTCATAACACTAAATACCAATAAAAAACTTCTTGGAGGAATTTTATCCGGACTTGGTGCAATATTTTTAATTCCAAAAATTTTTCCAAGCGTTGATTATAACGGCACAATTGTATTGGCAATAATATTCATTGCTTTAGGATTATATATAATTCTTAATCGTCGCGAAAAAGAAAAAATTGCTTTTGATCAGGAACGAAAGGATTATATTGATGATGTTGCAATCTTTGGCGGCGGCAATAAAGTAATTACTTCTGACAACTTTAAAGGTGGGAATATTACTGCTGTGTTTGGCGGTTCTGAAATAAATCTTAAAGGATGTAAACTTGCTGAAGGAACTAATGTAATTGATGTACTTTGTGTATTTGGCGGAACAACTTTAATTGTACCTCAGGATTGGAATATCGTTTTGAATATAACTCCAATCTTTGGAGGATTCTCAAACAAATTAATTAAAGATCCTAACGCAATTGCTGATCAGAATAAAACACTGATAATAAAAGGTCTGGTTGTTTTTGGCGGCGGTGAGATAAAATCATATTTATAA
- a CDS encoding long-chain fatty acid--CoA ligase, with amino-acid sequence MYNFQTDWLAKWAKYTPNRMFIREHQRDVQWTYSDFNKRTNALAEFLVNQYKIKEGDRIAIYSKNKSEHVILFLACIKIGAILIPLNFRLTPRELDILINDAEPSIFYYDEEFSDHIPKISAVQKIKSVKKLEEIEKFLLENSVQSDFNPSEIFSEDTPVMILYTAGTTGLSKGVIITHKMLFWNSVNTGLRLDLTSKDHTQSFAPFFHTGGWNVLFTPFLHHGASHTLLTHFDADLILQLMEKERATILFGVPTMLQMMADSPLFNKVDLSSVRYAIVGGAPMPIPLINIWHQKGIFIRQGYGLTEVGPNCFSLHQDDAIRKKGSIGFPNFYIDAKIMKDDNTECEPDEVGELWLRSPVVTPGYWRKEKETSEAITDGWFHTGDLVKKDSEGYFYVVDRKKNMYISGGENVYPAEIESFLYTNNAIKEVAVIGVPDEKWGEVGKAYVVLKENSSLTSEDVIKYCLGNLAKYKIPNYVEFLEELPKNDAGKIDKKKLLELHLNSINKSNN; translated from the coding sequence ATGTATAATTTTCAAACTGACTGGCTTGCAAAGTGGGCAAAATATACTCCAAACAGAATGTTCATCAGAGAACATCAAAGAGATGTTCAATGGACTTATTCCGATTTTAATAAAAGAACAAACGCACTGGCTGAATTTTTAGTGAATCAGTACAAAATAAAAGAAGGCGACAGAATTGCCATCTATTCAAAAAATAAATCTGAGCATGTAATTTTATTTCTTGCCTGCATAAAAATCGGTGCTATTCTCATTCCATTAAACTTTCGTCTTACACCAAGAGAACTTGACATTTTAATTAACGATGCTGAGCCATCAATCTTTTATTATGATGAAGAATTTTCAGATCACATTCCAAAAATTTCAGCGGTTCAAAAAATAAAGTCAGTAAAAAAATTAGAAGAGATTGAAAAGTTTCTTTTGGAAAATTCCGTTCAATCAGATTTCAATCCTTCCGAAATATTTTCCGAAGATACTCCGGTAATGATTCTTTACACAGCAGGAACAACAGGATTGTCAAAAGGAGTTATCATAACACACAAAATGCTATTCTGGAATTCTGTTAACACTGGATTAAGATTAGACTTAACTTCAAAAGATCATACTCAAAGCTTCGCTCCGTTTTTTCATACTGGTGGCTGGAATGTTTTATTCACACCATTTCTTCATCACGGTGCTTCGCACACACTGCTTACTCATTTCGATGCTGATTTGATTTTGCAACTGATGGAAAAGGAAAGAGCAACAATACTATTCGGAGTTCCAACAATGCTTCAGATGATGGCAGATTCACCGTTATTTAATAAAGTTGATCTATCATCAGTGAGATATGCAATTGTTGGCGGTGCTCCTATGCCGATTCCGCTTATTAACATCTGGCATCAGAAAGGAATTTTTATAAGACAAGGTTACGGATTAACGGAAGTAGGACCAAATTGTTTTTCGCTTCATCAGGATGATGCGATTAGAAAGAAAGGTTCAATTGGCTTTCCGAATTTTTATATAGATGCAAAAATTATGAAAGACGATAATACAGAATGTGAACCGGATGAAGTCGGAGAGCTATGGCTTCGCTCCCCTGTTGTAACTCCCGGTTATTGGAGAAAAGAAAAAGAAACTTCAGAAGCTATTACTGATGGTTGGTTTCACACAGGTGATCTAGTAAAAAAAGATAGCGAAGGATACTTCTATGTAGTTGACAGGAAAAAGAATATGTACATCAGTGGTGGTGAAAATGTTTATCCCGCAGAGATAGAATCATTTCTTTATACGAACAACGCAATTAAAGAAGTAGCAGTTATTGGTGTACCTGATGAGAAATGGGGTGAAGTTGGAAAAGCTTATGTGGTGTTAAAAGAAAATTCATCATTAACCAGTGAAGATGTTATAAAATACTGTCTTGGAAATCTTGCCAAGTATAAAATTCCAAATTATGTGGAATTTTTAGAAGAGTTACCAAAAAATGATGCTGGTAAAATTGATAAAAAGAAATTGCTCGAATTACACTTGAATTCAATTAACAAATCTAATAACTAA
- a CDS encoding LytTR family transcriptional regulator DNA-binding domain-containing protein — protein sequence MQNKIKVIIIDDEALARQITKNYLSKRDDIEIIAECSNGFDAIKKINELKPDLIFLDIQMPKLTGFEMLELIENPPVIIFTTAYDHFAIKAFEVNAIDYLLKPFSEERFNSALQKAIGQLGDRFKQNSAIENIIKTTDEKIEFLERVVIKDGSKITVIPVEEIKWIEAQDDYVLINCDKGRFLKQKTMKYFETHLNENQFVRVHRSYIINVDFIQHLEQTETESYRLVLKNGKEIPVSKTGLQRLKNTL from the coding sequence ATGCAAAACAAGATTAAAGTTATAATTATTGACGATGAAGCACTCGCACGTCAGATAACAAAAAATTATTTAAGCAAGCGAGACGATATTGAAATCATTGCCGAATGCTCAAACGGTTTTGATGCAATAAAAAAAATTAACGAGCTAAAACCTGATTTGATTTTTCTTGATATACAAATGCCGAAACTTACCGGCTTCGAAATGCTTGAATTGATTGAAAATCCTCCTGTAATAATCTTCACAACAGCTTATGATCATTTTGCAATTAAAGCTTTTGAAGTAAATGCAATTGATTATCTATTAAAACCTTTTTCAGAAGAGCGATTTAATTCAGCATTGCAGAAAGCAATTGGTCAGCTTGGCGACAGATTCAAACAAAATTCAGCAATTGAAAACATAATTAAAACCACTGATGAAAAAATTGAATTCCTGGAAAGAGTAGTAATTAAAGATGGTTCAAAGATTACAGTAATTCCGGTTGAAGAAATAAAATGGATTGAAGCTCAGGATGATTATGTTTTAATCAATTGCGACAAAGGTAGATTTCTCAAACAAAAGACTATGAAATATTTCGAGACTCATCTCAACGAAAATCAATTTGTAAGAGTTCATCGTTCATACATTATTAATGTTGATTTCATTCAACATCTTGAGCAAACAGAAACAGAATCCTACCGATTAGTATTAAAAAACGGAAAAGAAATTCCCGTAAGCAAAACGGGACTTCAGCGATTAAAGAATACCTTATAA
- a CDS encoding sodium:solute symporter: MDIASKELVTAGWILVLAYSAVILFFVFRGARKTKDINDYALGSLLFSPVAVGLSLAASMTSAATFIINPGFIAYYGLSAFLSYGIFLPIAAITSLIILTKRFRKHGTSVKALTMAQWMGTRYQSKGYSLFFAFLSLLLITFIVLICVGLTKVLSKTLNVDEFTILIGIVVFIFGYMMFGGANSMVYTNTVQAIIMLVVAFILLGSGYEHFSNGINNFLNKLASIDPKLVQTTNDSSFLFRDYFEIIIAQMVVGVAIVCQPHIITKSLLLKNDSDVNRYLITASIVQMIFFLVVFTGLYARIEFPDLMINGSTLKLDGVIPAYVVRKFPVFVGLIVVMGLISAGISTLEGLIQSISTTITTDIIKPLFGKYLSTDENKSKSSLILINKIVIAVIGLISIYLSYDQLVNPKLSVGIFAQNGVYAYFSAAFVPILFGMFFKNVSRLSVVSASLVAIVVHFSFFYGHIKVPFSIATGENPGVAAAIAILSSVFVGVVIHLIQRRKSNV; this comes from the coding sequence ATGGATATTGCATCAAAAGAATTAGTAACAGCCGGCTGGATTTTAGTTTTGGCTTACAGTGCAGTAATTCTGTTTTTTGTTTTTCGTGGTGCAAGAAAAACAAAAGACATAAATGATTACGCTCTGGGAAGTCTCTTATTCTCCCCTGTCGCTGTAGGATTATCACTCGCAGCTTCAATGACAAGTGCTGCAACATTCATAATTAATCCTGGTTTTATAGCTTACTACGGATTGAGTGCTTTTTTGTCTTACGGAATTTTTTTGCCAATTGCTGCAATTACTTCTTTAATAATTCTGACTAAAAGATTTCGCAAACACGGCACAAGCGTTAAAGCATTAACAATGGCTCAGTGGATGGGAACAAGATATCAGAGTAAAGGATATTCATTATTCTTCGCTTTCCTTTCTTTGCTTCTGATCACTTTCATTGTACTGATATGTGTTGGATTAACAAAAGTTCTTTCAAAGACTTTGAATGTTGATGAGTTTACAATCCTGATTGGAATAGTAGTTTTTATTTTCGGTTATATGATGTTTGGTGGCGCTAATTCGATGGTTTATACTAATACAGTTCAAGCAATTATTATGCTTGTGGTTGCCTTCATTCTGTTGGGTTCCGGTTATGAACATTTCAGTAACGGGATTAATAATTTCCTGAATAAACTTGCATCAATTGACCCAAAACTTGTTCAGACAACAAATGATTCAAGTTTTCTTTTCAGAGATTATTTTGAAATAATTATTGCTCAGATGGTAGTTGGAGTTGCAATAGTTTGCCAACCTCATATCATCACTAAATCTCTTCTTCTTAAAAATGATTCTGATGTAAACAGATATCTCATCACTGCTTCAATAGTACAGATGATTTTCTTCCTCGTTGTCTTTACCGGATTATATGCACGAATTGAATTTCCTGATTTAATGATTAATGGTTCTACACTAAAACTTGATGGCGTTATTCCGGCTTATGTCGTTAGAAAGTTTCCGGTATTTGTTGGTTTAATTGTAGTAATGGGATTAATCTCAGCAGGCATTTCAACACTTGAAGGATTAATTCAATCAATCTCTACAACTATCACTACAGATATTATTAAACCTTTGTTCGGGAAATATTTATCAACCGATGAGAACAAAAGTAAGTCATCACTTATACTGATTAATAAAATTGTCATTGCAGTTATCGGATTGATTTCAATTTATCTTTCATATGATCAGCTTGTAAATCCAAAACTCAGCGTAGGAATATTTGCACAGAATGGTGTTTATGCTTACTTCTCAGCAGCGTTTGTTCCGATTTTATTCGGAATGTTTTTTAAGAATGTATCAAGACTTTCAGTGGTTTCTGCTTCATTAGTTGCAATTGTAGTTCACTTTAGTTTTTTCTACGGACATATTAAAGTTCCATTTAGCATTGCAACAGGCGAAAACCCCGGTGTTGCTGCTGCTATTGCAATTTTATCATCGGTATTTGTTGGTGTGGTGATTCATTTAATACAAAGGAGAAAATCCAATGTATAA
- a CDS encoding histidine kinase, whose product MNLIIFDSKLDSSVALIDVLAFNLLLTGIGINYWFAAKYLSIENTQVPKIIFSHLLGGVFVTLFWLIIGYFISFSLVNDQSSYSTFFFATLKLRVIVGLLHYFLLTAFYYIVIYYSSFQEKLVKETELRNLVTEAELRSLKFQINPHFIFNALNSMSALTEIDPKRAKQMIIKLADFLRYTLANNDRQKNSLAEELKNIKLYLDIEKIRFEDKFEFVEEIDEACKNTEIPSMILQPLFENAIKHAVYETLDKVIIKLTCKPIEGFLKISLSNNFEGESHKKGAGVGLKNIRERLALIYHQDNLLEVKKENGTFTVNIFIPLDKTI is encoded by the coding sequence GTGAACCTGATCATTTTTGATAGTAAGCTTGATTCAAGTGTTGCACTTATTGATGTTTTAGCTTTTAATTTACTTCTGACAGGTATCGGAATAAACTATTGGTTTGCAGCAAAGTACTTATCAATAGAAAACACACAGGTTCCTAAAATAATTTTCAGTCATTTACTCGGTGGAGTATTTGTAACATTGTTCTGGCTGATAATCGGTTACTTTATTTCTTTCAGTCTGGTAAATGATCAGTCATCATACTCAACTTTCTTTTTTGCAACATTAAAGCTGAGAGTAATTGTAGGTTTACTTCATTACTTCTTACTTACTGCATTCTATTACATAGTAATTTATTATTCAAGCTTTCAGGAAAAACTCGTAAAAGAAACTGAACTGAGAAACTTAGTTACCGAAGCTGAATTACGTTCTCTCAAATTTCAGATAAATCCGCATTTTATTTTCAACGCGTTAAACTCAATGAGTGCTCTTACAGAAATTGATCCCAAAAGAGCAAAACAGATGATTATCAAGTTAGCTGATTTTCTCAGATATACTTTGGCAAACAATGACAGACAAAAAAATTCTCTTGCAGAAGAATTGAAAAACATTAAACTGTATCTCGATATTGAAAAAATCAGGTTTGAAGATAAGTTCGAATTTGTAGAGGAAATTGATGAAGCTTGTAAGAATACAGAAATTCCTTCGATGATACTTCAACCACTATTTGAAAATGCGATAAAACATGCTGTGTATGAAACGCTTGACAAGGTAATAATAAAATTAACTTGCAAACCGATTGAAGGATTTCTTAAGATAAGTTTATCAAACAACTTCGAAGGCGAATCACATAAAAAAGGTGCTGGTGTTGGATTAAAAAATATTCGTGAGCGATTAGCATTGATTTATCATCAGGACAATCTGCTTGAAGTGAAAAAAGAAAACGGTACATTTACAGTAAACATTTTTATCCCCTTGGATAAAACCATTTAA
- the fabG gene encoding 3-oxoacyl-ACP reductase FabG, with amino-acid sequence MKRLENKIAIITGGAQGIGKAAVKRFAEEGAVVIIWDVNEEKASATINELKNISSRIEFKKVDVTKLESVSEAAKKIIDKYNKIDILINNAGITRDASFLKMTSEQWQQVIDVNLTGVFNCTKAVAPFMVEKLYGKIVNTSSVVGLYGNFGQTNYVATKSGIIGMTKVWARELGRKGINVNAVAPGFIATEMVSTVPEKVLDMLKERTPLGKLGDPEDIANAYLFLSSDEAKFINGAVLSVDGGLVL; translated from the coding sequence ATGAAAAGATTGGAAAACAAAATCGCAATAATAACCGGCGGAGCTCAGGGAATCGGGAAAGCAGCAGTAAAACGATTTGCAGAAGAAGGTGCTGTTGTAATTATCTGGGATGTTAATGAAGAAAAAGCATCTGCAACAATAAATGAGTTAAAAAATATCAGCAGCAGAATTGAATTTAAGAAAGTTGATGTTACTAAACTTGAGTCTGTTTCTGAAGCAGCAAAAAAGATTATCGATAAATACAATAAAATTGACATCCTGATTAACAATGCCGGAATTACACGAGATGCTTCTTTTCTAAAAATGACTTCAGAGCAGTGGCAACAAGTTATTGATGTTAATTTGACAGGTGTTTTTAACTGCACTAAAGCTGTTGCTCCATTTATGGTCGAAAAACTCTACGGAAAGATTGTAAACACTTCATCGGTTGTTGGACTATATGGAAACTTTGGTCAGACTAATTATGTAGCAACCAAGTCAGGTATAATTGGTATGACTAAAGTTTGGGCAAGAGAGCTTGGAAGAAAAGGAATTAATGTTAATGCAGTAGCTCCCGGATTTATAGCAACCGAAATGGTTTCTACTGTTCCGGAAAAAGTTCTTGATATGTTAAAAGAAAGAACCCCTCTCGGAAAACTTGGTGATCCTGAAGATATAGCTAACGCTTATCTTTTCTTATCAAGCGATGAGGCAAAGTTTATTAACGGCGCTGTATTAAGTGTTGATGGTGGATTAGTTCTATGA
- a CDS encoding cytidylate kinase-like family protein, whose product MLTLGAYEKCKRYIESHSKEATETQRRKEQFPCITISRQTGAGSYEVSEHLIKILDKETKESEQKWTYFNKELIQKVIEDHNLPSIVSSYLAETKYQHINDAVYELLGVKPSDWTLLHKTTETILQIARMGKAIIVGRGGNVITSKLPNAFHIRLVAPLENRINHVREVFGYSKQKAIEYIEREDKNRKKYLKTHFFRDPEDPTLYHLILNTGALTFEESAKTIAEALRIKFPKSFV is encoded by the coding sequence ATGTTAACCTTAGGAGCTTACGAAAAATGTAAGCGTTATATCGAATCTCACTCCAAAGAAGCAACAGAAACACAACGAAGAAAAGAACAATTCCCATGTATTACAATTTCCCGTCAGACAGGTGCTGGTTCTTATGAGGTTTCAGAACATCTGATAAAAATACTTGATAAAGAAACGAAAGAGTCCGAACAAAAGTGGACTTATTTTAACAAAGAATTAATTCAGAAAGTAATTGAAGATCATAATCTGCCATCTATTGTGAGCAGCTATTTAGCTGAAACAAAATATCAGCACATAAACGATGCTGTATATGAATTACTTGGCGTGAAACCATCTGATTGGACTTTGCTGCACAAAACCACTGAAACGATTTTACAAATTGCCCGTATGGGTAAAGCGATTATTGTAGGTCGCGGTGGAAATGTTATAACTTCAAAACTTCCGAATGCATTTCATATCAGACTGGTTGCACCATTAGAAAACAGAATAAATCATGTTCGGGAAGTCTTTGGCTACTCCAAACAAAAAGCTATTGAATACATTGAGAGAGAAGATAAAAACAGAAAAAAATACTTGAAGACTCACTTCTTCCGTGATCCGGAAGACCCAACACTTTATCATTTAATTCTTAATACAGGTGCACTCACTTTTGAAGAGTCGGCGAAAACAATAGCAGAAGCTCTGAGAATAAAATTTCCTAAAAGTTTTGTTTGA